One segment of Brassica napus cultivar Da-Ae chromosome C3, Da-Ae, whole genome shotgun sequence DNA contains the following:
- the BNAC03G33270D gene encoding uncharacterized protein BNAC03G33270D has translation MSSSKASYMFVALILLVLVLADMDKALGEQIQLRNRKLSRLIPKGWFSANQKKLPAWMKKGQDLMGAIPPPPPSPLCNINDDVCKRKLKKAYDLLKAKSPPSP, from the exons ATGTCATCTTCTAAAGCATCTTACATGTTTGTCGCTCTCATTCTTCTCGTTCTTGTGCTTGCCGATATGGATAAAGCCCTGGGTGAACAAATTCAGCTTCGCAACCGCAAACTTAGCA ggCTTATTCCTAAGGGTTGGTTCTCAGCTAACCAGAAGAAGCTGCCGGCATGGATGAAAAAGGGCCAGGACTTAATGGGCGCTATACCTCCACCCCCTCCATCGCCGTTATGCAACATTAATGACGACGTATGTAAGAGGAAGTTGAAAAAGGCCTATGACTTGTTGAAGGCAAAATCCCCTCCATCGCCTTAA
- the LOC106447601 gene encoding heat stress transcription factor A-1e, with translation MRSICESVPAANSSSASTTVVSSIPPFLSKTYDMVDDPLTDEVVSWSSGNNSFVVWNVPEFAKQFLPKYFKHNNFSSFVRQLNTYGFRKIDPERWEFANEGFVRGQKHLLKSINRRKPSQVQPQKQPQVQHSSVGACVEVGKFGLEEEVERLQRDKNVLMQELVRLRQQQQGTEHHLQNVGQKVHVMEQRQQQMMSFLAKAVQSPGFLNQFSQQSSEGNQHISESNKKRRLPVENQKGSGSHGVNGLSRQIVRYQSSMNESANSVLQQIQSMSSSRGCHEPLSNNHGSFLLGDVPNLSANGSSSNGASGVAFSDVSSNAAMKHHDPYAQADLLAPRQGAVVASGSSSSDLVGCETDNGECLDPMMAVLDESMMLGSDGAINELLPGAGDSLWEQFFGESPGIGITDELVSGSVDNELIMEQLELQRNLRNMLGKNQQMNHLTEQMGLLSSDVLRK, from the exons ATGAGATCGATTTGTGAATCTGTACCGGCGGCGAACTCTTCTTCTGCGTCTACGACGGTGGTGAGCTCTATTCCTCCGTTTCTGAGCAAGACCTACGATATGGTTGATGATCCATTGACCGACGAGGTTGTGTCTTGGAGCAGTGGGAATAACAGCTTCGTCGTGTGGAACGTGCCTGAGTTCGCTAAACAGTTTCTACCAAAGTACTTCAAGCACAACAACTTCTCCAGCTTTGTCAGGCAGCTCAACACTTAT GGTTTCAGAAAAATTGATCCAGAACGCTGGGAATTTGCAAATGAGGGATTTGTTAGAGGCCAAAAGCATTTGCTAAAGAGTATTAACCGGAGAAAACCTTCTCAGGTGCAGCCTCAAAAGCAACCTCAAGTCCAGCACTCATCTGTTGGTGCATGCGTTGAAGTGGGAAAGTTTGGACTGGAAGAAGAAGTTGAGAGACTCCAGCGAGATAAGAACGTCCTTATGCAAGAGCTTGTGAGGTTAAGGCAGCAACAACAAGGTACAGAACATCATTTACAGAATGTAGGGCAGAAAGTTCATGTGATGGAGCAGAGGCAGCAGCAAATGATGTCGTTTCTAGCGAAGGCTGTCCAAAGTCCAGGGTTCTTGAACCAGTTTTCACAGCAGAGTAGTGAAGGGAACCAACACATCTCTGAGTCCAACAAGAAGAGGAGGCTACCTGTTGAGAATCAGAAGGGTAGTGGGAGTCATGGGGTTAATGGTCTTAGCCGCCAGATTGTGAGGTATCAGTCATCGATGAACGAATCAGCTAACAGTGTGCTCCAACAGATACAAAGTATGAGTAGCTCACGTGGCTGTCATGAGCCCCTCTCCAACAATCATGGTAGCTTTCTTTTGGGTGATGTTCCTAACCTTTCAGCCAATGGGAGCTCCTCAAATGGAGCATCTGGAGTTGCATTCAGTGATGTTTCATCCAATGCTGCAATGAAACATCACGACCCTTATGCTCAAGCTGATCTGCTAGCTCCAAGGCAAGGAGCAGTAGTAGCTTCTGGGAGCTCAAGTTCGGATCTAGTTGGATGCGAGACAGACAATGGAGAGTGTTTGGATCCAATGATGGCTGTTTTGGATGAGTCAATGATGTTAGGAAGTGATGGAGCCATAAATGAGTTGCTTCCTGGAGCTGGAGATTCATTGTGGGAACAGTTCTTTGGTGAGTCTCCAGGGATTGGCATCACAGATGAGTTAGTGTCAGGGTCAGTGGACAATGAGTTAATAATGGAGCAGCTAGAATTACAACGTAACCTGAGGAATATGTTGGGCAAAAATCAACAAATGAACCATCTTACTGAACAGATGGGACTTCTCTCATCAGATGTGCTCAGGAAATGA
- the LOC125583348 gene encoding ATPase 1, plasma membrane-type-like: MSVIFFWVIHKTDFCSDKFGVRSIRDNNDELMFAVYLQVSNISQALIFVTRSRSWSFVERPGALLMIAFVIAQLIATLIAVYANWTFAKVKGIGWEWAAVIWVYSILTYIPQDILKFAIRYILSGKAWVSMFDKRSALTTRRDYGAAERQAEWAREQRTQHGLQTRQEVNVFPENEGYRELSQIVEQAKKRA, from the exons ATGAGTGTGATTTTCTTCTGGGTGATTCACAAGACTGACTTCTGCTCG GACAAGTTTggtgtgaggtcaatcagggaCAATAACGATGAACTAATGTTTGCTGTGTACCTACAAGTTAGTAACATCAGCCAAGCGCTTATATTCGTCACGAGGTCAAGGAGTTGGTCATTCGTTGAACGTCCTGGGGCGCTTCTGATGATTGCATTCGTCATTGCACAACTG ATTGCTACTTTGATTGCAGTGTATGCAAACTGGACATTTGCAAAGGTGAAGGGTATAGGTTGGGAATGGGCTGCTGTGATTTGGGTTTACAGTATTTTAACATACATCCCACAAGACATTTTGAAGTTTGCCATTAGATACATCTTGAGTGGAAAGGCTTGGGTCAGCATGTTTGACAAAAGG AGCGCTCTGACGACCAGGAGAGATTACGGTGCTGCAGAAAGACAAGCTGAGTGGGCGAGAGAACAAAGGACGCAGCATGGTCTGCAGACAAGACAAGAGGTCAACGTCTTCCCAGAGAACGAGGGTTACAGAGAGCTGTCTCAGATCGTTGAGCAAGCCAAGAAAAGGGCCTAG